Proteins encoded by one window of Salvia splendens isolate huo1 chromosome 7, SspV2, whole genome shotgun sequence:
- the LOC121741985 gene encoding ATP-dependent DNA/RNA helicase DHX36-like: MRRQGGHYGGESGGGGGGYGSGGSQSHQNSKSGYYQGRHEEQQQQQQQSGDKEGAQHNNQWRWERDGPEAKLPQASMSPTAPFSEGQGRDAPRSYYQNQRMDPRMPVERQGGGDPRSQSHEEDMDIGYEDNRMPPTLEGLEQRFVDDIMKLSKEQTDAEDAENARHRERINAINVKYEEQLFALRAKHVGWRDEFLRRESQARHQQYQQIVMDQYPASGAGGPSTDPRGANAGSGGESHRSYNSDSYDSYRERGPRYPANARDHGYEAKAPYPRGRAYESASRYY, encoded by the exons ATGCGGCGGCAGGGCGGGCACTACGGCGGCGAgtccggcggcggaggaggaggatacGGTAGCGGCGGCTCTCAATCGCATCAGAACAGCAAGTCAGGGTATTACCAGGGGCGACACGaagagcagcagcagcagcaacagcagTCTGGGGACAAGGAAGGAGCTCAGCATAACAATCAATGGCGGTGGGAAAGAGATGGCCCCGAAGCTAAATTGCCGCAAGCTTCTATGTCTCCCACTGCGCCTTTCTCCGAAG GTCAAGGGCGTGATGCTCCCCGATCCTATTACCAGAACCAGAGGATGGATCCCCGCATGCCAGTGGAGAGACAGGGTGGAGGAGATCCTAGATCTCAGTCCCATGAAGAGGATATGGATATAGGCTATGAAGATAATCGTATGCCGCCGACTTTGGAAGGCCTTGAACAGAGATTTGTGGATGATATCATGAAACTGAGCAAAGAACAAACTGATGCAGAGGATGCTGAAAATGCTAGGCATAGGGAG AGAATAAACGCAATCAATGTCAAATACGAAGAGCAGTTATTCGCCCTCCGAGCCAAGCACGTCGGCTGGAGAGACGAGTTTCTCCGGAGAGAATCTCAAGCAAGGCACCAGCAATACCAACAAATCGTCATGGATCAGTATCCCGCCAGTGGAGCTGGTGGCCCTAGTACCGACCCTCGAGGTGCCAACGCAGGATCGGGTGGCGAATCACACCGCTCTTACAACTCAGACTCGTACGACTCTTACAGAGAACGGGGGCCCCGATACCCTGCCAATGCTAGGGATCACGGATACGAGGCTAAAGCTCCGTACCCAAGGGGGCGCGCCTACGAGTCTGCCTCCCGTTATTACTGA